The genomic window AGCGTCGAGACGACTCTCGTGGCCGCTGGTTTCGGCGCGACGGCAATCGTCCTCGGCGTCGGCTGGCTGGTGGCGTGGCTCTACGAGGGCGCGGTGCTGCAAGACGATGCCCCCGACCCCGTTACCGCCCTCGCCGGGGCGCTCGCGGCGGGCGGGATCGTCGCCGGTTCTACCGTCGACGCCGTGCTCCTCGACCTCGAGACGGTCCGGACCGGTGCGGCGGCGTTCGTTCCGATCGCGGCCGCGCTGTTCACGTACGACGTCGGTCGTTACGGGCGGACGCTGGCGCGCGAGATCGGCCCCGACGCGTCCCGGCGGCCACAGCTCGTGCGGCTCGGCTGGAGCGGGGCGATAGCGGTCGTCGGCGTCCTCGTCGCGGCTCTCGGACTGGCCGGAGCGGCGGTCTTCGCGCCGACGCTGTCGGTTCCGGCGACGGCGGGCGTCATCGGCGCCGTGGCCGCGGTCCTCGGCGGGACGTGGTTACTGGTCCGCTGAGGGCGGTTCCATCGCCGGCACCGCACACTCCTCGAGCACGCCGTCGATTACCGCGCGCCGGGAGACGCCGTCGACGCTCGCCTCGGGCGTCAATACGAGGCGATGGGCGAGCGCGGGCCCGGCGATTCGTTTGATGTCCTCCGGAACGACGTACTCGCGACCCTCGAGGACGGCTCGAGCCCGGCTCACCTCGAACAGCCGCTGGACGCCGCGGGGCGAGACGCCGACGTCGACGCGGCCGTCGGTTCGGGTCGCTCGGCAGACGTCGCCGATGTAGTCGCGGACCGGGCCCTCGACGGCGATTCCCTCGGGAACGCGCTGGAGTTCGAGCACCCGCTCGCGGTCGACGACCGGGTCGACGGTCGGGTCCGGGCGGTCGCGGTCGGCCCGGCGGTCGATCAGTTCCCGCGTTCCGTCGGCGTCGGGATACCCCAGCGAGGTCTTGATCATGAAGCGGTCGCGCTGGGCCTCGGGCAGTTCGAACGTCCCCTCCTGCTCGACGGGGTTCTGCGTCGCGATGACGACGAACGGGTCGGGGAGGTCGTGGGTCTCGCCGTCGACGGTCACCTGTCCCTCGCCCATCGCCTCGAGCAGCGCGGACTGGGTCTTCGGCGGCGCGCGGTTGATCTCGTCCGCGAGGACCACGTTCGCGAACACCGGTCCGGGCGTGAAGTGGAACTCGCCGGTCTCCTCCTCGAAGACGTACGACCCGGTGATATCGGCGGGCATCAGGTCCGGGGTGAACTGGATCCGGGAGAACTCCAGCCCGAGCGCGGTCGCGAACGACCGCGCGGTGAGCGTCTTGCCCGTTCCGGGCACGTCCTCGAGTAACACGTGACCGCGGGCGAGCACCCCGGCAGTGACCTCCTCGAGAACGGTTCGATCGGCGACGACTGCGGAGAGGATCTCGTCGACGACGGCTGCCGCCGTCGCCGCGGTGTCGGGGACTGACATACCGATACCCGTCCCTACGCGAACTTATATCTCACGACGACCGACACGAACGACGGGGCCCGGTCGCGCGGACTAGTCGTCCGGGTCGACCGAGACGGCGTCGGTCCTCGAGCCGCTCCGATAGACCGCAGCGAGGACCAGTACCGCGATCAGGAAGTCGGAGCCGTGCTCGACGAGGTGGTGAATCGTCATCGGAACGAGGCCGAGGACGGTCCCCAGCCCGGTCACCGACCGGACGACGAGCACGCCGAGTGCGACCGTTATCAGCAGGTATCGGAGCGTCCGACGCCGAGAGTACGCGACGAGTCCGGCGACGAACAGCACCGCCGTTCCCAGCACCGCGAGCGCGATCACGCAGACGAGGACGGGGGCGAGTTGCGGGTTTAACCACTCGCCGGCGACCGACGTTGGGAGCGCCATGCGATCGATACCTGTAATCGGGCGGACACCCACCTATTCCCTTCGGTATTTCCGGCCGATCCAACAATCTTCTCGCGTGCGTGAGAAACGACACGGTGGGGACATCACGCGGACCCACGAGTTTTCCCGACAGGTGCAGGCACTGTCGTTTTGCGCGAATGGCAGCTACCGGGAGGTGAGGAAACTATGAGTGACACACCGAATACCGATACCGACACCGACCGCGAGACCCGAGCCGACTACAACTCGCTGAACACGGACGCAATGCAGTGGCTGAGTGCCCTCGTCGCACTGATCGGGCTCTACATCGTCGCGTCGCCGTTCATCCTCGAGTCGACGGAGGCGGCGATCTGGAACGACACGCTCGTCGGGACGGCGATCTTCCTGACCGCCGGCTACAACTTCGTCCGGCTGTCGAGAGATCGACTGGCGAGCGTCGGCGTCGCGTCGCTGGCTGTCCTGCTCGGCCTCTGGGCGCTTATCTCCCCCTCGTTCATCGAGATGGGGAGCAGCGAACTCGCGACCGGGACCGCGATCTCCGGCGCGGCCGTCGCCCTCATCTCGGCGTACAACGCCTACGCGAACAACAAGGCCGATACGCCCGAACAGGCACGCGCTCGAGCCTGATGCCGAGGACGATTCGTTGCGTCGCCGACTCTTTTTGACCGGAACCGCTCGCGGTGAGCGGGCGGACACGGATACCGCCGAGCGGATGTTCCGAAGCTGTACATCCGACTCTCGATTTATATCTGATCGCAACGTATCCACCTGTGAATGTCTGAAATAACCATCACGACGACGGACGGCCTCGAGGGACGGGAGATCACGGACTACCGCGGCGTCATTTCGGGGGAAGCGGTCATCGGCGCGAACGTCGTCAGCGACATCGCCGCCGGCATTCGGGACGTCGTCGGCGGACGGAGCGGCTCCTACGAGAAGAAGATCGAGCAAGGGCGAACGGAAGCGATCGCCGACCTCGAGGCCGAGGCACGGGACCTCGGGGCCGACGCGGTCGTCGGCGCGACGTTCGACTACGAGGAGATGGGCGAAGGCATGCTGTGGGTCAACCTCTCGGGAACCGCGGTCGAGACGCGCCGGGAGTAGCGACGGCGGCCGAGTTCCGGCCGCTCGAGCATGCTGGAGGGCGATAATGGCGACCCTACGTCTCCGGACGAATCCAGCTCCGAAGTCGGACGCCGTACTGCCGACCGAGGGTCAGCCCGCGTCGCCACGTCGTCGGCGAGAGCAGGAACCGAAGCCCGAGGGCTGCCATCGTCGTCCAGAAGACGAGCGCCGTCCAGAACCGCTGGGCGCGCTCGGAGTGTTTCATCACCGGGACCGTGACGAACGCGGCGAGAACGACGCCCCGCACAGCGCCGCGAGCGGGCAGCGAGAAGAGGTGAAACTCGTCGATCGCGACGGCCAACGGCGCGAGCGCGCCGGCCGCGAACACGCCGCGAACGACGAGCGGTCGAACCGCGTCCGATGGCCGGTCGGCCGCGCACACGTGCCGTCCGAGCACTACGAGTTGCCAGCCCCCGAACGCGCCGAGTGCCGCTCCGAGGAGCGAGACGCTATTGGCGTCGACACCACTGACGACGAGGTTCACGGTTCCGGCGACGATCGCGAGCGCGAACGCCCCCGTTCCGTGATCGATCGAATAGCGGGCGAGGAGCCGTTCCGCACACAACAGGAACGCGATTCCGACGGCGACCCCGGCGACCACGTCGACGAGGTAGTGGACGCCGAGCGCGATGCGCGAGAAACACACCGCAGCGATACCGATTCCCGCACCGGCGAACCGTCGGCGATGAGTGCTGATCGAGAGCCGGTGTGCGAGGCCGAGATACACGATAGTCGTCATCAGCGCGTGGCCGCTCGGAAAGCCGTACCCGCCGGCCATCGCGGTCGCTTCGTAGAGCGGTTGGAGTATCCACGGCAGCGTCTCGATCGCGACTAACGGTTCGCCCGGACGCGGTAACGAGAAGACGTGTTTGAGCGCGCTGATGAGCGCGAGTCCGGCGAGCGTAAAACCGACGATGACGGCGGCGTCTTCCCGTTTCTCCGCGTGAAACCAGTAGATGAGGCCGACGAAGAGACTGAGAAACCAGACGTCGCCCAACTGGGTGACGAGCGCGACGAGTACCGCCGCCCACTCCGGGATCACCGCCTGAACGGGTTCGAACTCTCCAATTCCACGACTCATAGCTACTGATAATCGAGGTATATAGTAAACTGTTTTGACGTGAGAGGACGCGTGTACGGGCGAACCCGCGACCGAGAGACGGTTCTCGAGGGTTGGGAACGTGGGAAACCCGTTATACGTCCCCCAGCAGTAGCCGACGATACGTCCGCGTTTCGGACACTACGAGATATCGATGACCGACACTCGACAGCAGATTCAGGCCCACATCGGCGACAACGCCGGCGTGCACTTCAACGAACTCGTCAGAGAGTCCGACTTCGCACCGGGACAGGTCCAGTACCACGTCCGGCGGCTGCGCGAGGACGACCGCCTCGTCCGCGAGGAGTTCTACGGCCGGACCCACTACTACCCGCCGGCGTATGACGAGTGGGAACGTGCCGCACTGGCACTGTTCCGTCGGGAGACCGCCCGCGAGATCGTCGTCTACCTGATCGATCACGAACCGGCAGCGCCCGGTGACATCGCTGACGCCCTCGGGATCGCACGGAGTACGCTCGAGTACCACCTGAACCGGTTGGTCGAACACGAGCTCGTCACGAAGCGCTACGACGACCGTAATCGGGTCATCCTCGAACTGGCCGAGCCCGAAGCGACGGGCCGGCTGCTGGCGACGGTGACGCCGACGGTTCCCGACCGGCTCGTCGACCGGTTTACGCGGCTCGTCGACGAGTTGCTCGCGGGCGGGCAGGAATCGCGGTAGCGGTCGCGGTAGCGGTCGGGTACTGTGGTCGTGGTCGGCGGTCAGTTGCGGTCGCCGCCAGCCGACCGCAGGGCAGCGTTACGACATCCCGGGCGTTTCCTCGAGTCGGTCGTAGTGGTCGTTC from Natrinema versiforme includes these protein-coding regions:
- a CDS encoding phosphatase PAP2 family protein; its protein translation is MSRGIGEFEPVQAVIPEWAAVLVALVTQLGDVWFLSLFVGLIYWFHAEKREDAAVIVGFTLAGLALISALKHVFSLPRPGEPLVAIETLPWILQPLYEATAMAGGYGFPSGHALMTTIVYLGLAHRLSISTHRRRFAGAGIGIAAVCFSRIALGVHYLVDVVAGVAVGIAFLLCAERLLARYSIDHGTGAFALAIVAGTVNLVVSGVDANSVSLLGAALGAFGGWQLVVLGRHVCAADRPSDAVRPLVVRGVFAAGALAPLAVAIDEFHLFSLPARGAVRGVVLAAFVTVPVMKHSERAQRFWTALVFWTTMAALGLRFLLSPTTWRRGLTLGRQYGVRLRSWIRPET
- a CDS encoding YbjQ family protein, whose amino-acid sequence is MSEITITTTDGLEGREITDYRGVISGEAVIGANVVSDIAAGIRDVVGGRSGSYEKKIEQGRTEAIADLEAEARDLGADAVVGATFDYEEMGEGMLWVNLSGTAVETRRE
- a CDS encoding SPW repeat protein, coding for MSDTPNTDTDTDRETRADYNSLNTDAMQWLSALVALIGLYIVASPFILESTEAAIWNDTLVGTAIFLTAGYNFVRLSRDRLASVGVASLAVLLGLWALISPSFIEMGSSELATGTAISGAAVALISAYNAYANNKADTPEQARARA
- a CDS encoding MoxR family ATPase; this translates as MSVPDTAATAAAVVDEILSAVVADRTVLEEVTAGVLARGHVLLEDVPGTGKTLTARSFATALGLEFSRIQFTPDLMPADITGSYVFEEETGEFHFTPGPVFANVVLADEINRAPPKTQSALLEAMGEGQVTVDGETHDLPDPFVVIATQNPVEQEGTFELPEAQRDRFMIKTSLGYPDADGTRELIDRRADRDRPDPTVDPVVDRERVLELQRVPEGIAVEGPVRDYIGDVCRATRTDGRVDVGVSPRGVQRLFEVSRARAVLEGREYVVPEDIKRIAGPALAHRLVLTPEASVDGVSRRAVIDGVLEECAVPAMEPPSADQ
- a CDS encoding helix-turn-helix domain-containing protein gives rise to the protein MTDTRQQIQAHIGDNAGVHFNELVRESDFAPGQVQYHVRRLREDDRLVREEFYGRTHYYPPAYDEWERAALALFRRETAREIVVYLIDHEPAAPGDIADALGIARSTLEYHLNRLVEHELVTKRYDDRNRVILELAEPEATGRLLATVTPTVPDRLVDRFTRLVDELLAGGQESR